From a region of the Neobacillus niacini genome:
- a CDS encoding Ig-like domain-containing protein: MRRKASQAFSVLLAIFVLCYSVLPVLGYGVIPVKAEQQVWKFDFGTTTSPVAEGYTRVSESTIYSAESGFGLNKKIASRDRSFADPLLRDFVLDTSSAKNYTFRVNLPNGTYQVKVGAGDTIASNKTSVSVESIDLGTTNTGSGEFEELTGTVKVIDGKMLFTINGNDTRINVIEITLLEQSGEDIKIKEIAVNGAGGANEVLAGDQLQMQAAITPENASYPSLIWEVTELDGSQTQLASIDSAGLLTTQLPGKVKVIAHSTDGSEVKGEAIIAIHPSNKPKLKFDFGTTSSALENGYARVSESTHYSPELGYGLDQTVVSRDRSFSDSLLRDFVLLQGSDDYTFEVDLPNGTYQVKITAGDAIASNETAITVEDTDLGTMTSSSGKFGELTGTVEVTNRKMIFNVGGKDRRLNGIDITPIILKDEIVKATEVFVSGINGTDIVNEGEKLQMAANVIPAFAEDRSVTWSVSDLNGNPTDIAEISPNGLLSAKSWGQVKVVATTNDGTNLSGEKTISIHTNRQIDAPEDLKMEKRVIFPKSSVALSWNKVEEAIGYQVYRKIADGENDYEKIGESSSTQFTDDTALPGITYSYAVTALIEGIGNVESKLSTAVIVKMFDEDVAVPNAPKGLTYVGATRNTIELAWDQTADTNIYYIYRSDKRDSTFDQVGVSESASFVDHSVLTDVPYYYRVKAVNSGGLSEFSSVLEVPTATYYYRQMERLNRGLMAVKAENGIYVGWRLLGTDPKDISFNLYRDGKKITKEPITNSTNYLDPDGTLTSQYEITVVEIGKELAGSESTNVKSSSYFDVPLKKPENGVTPKGDRYSYNANDASVADLDGDGEYELILKWDPENSKDNSRTGYTGNVYIDAYKMDGTLLWRIDLGKNIRAGAHYTQFMAYDLDGDGKAEVAMRTSDGSIDGAGKVIGDPNADHRDTAGRIYRGPEFLTIFDGQSGKELVTTEYDPKRGSSSEWGDGTGNRSERFLAGVAYLDGEHPSLIMARGYYAKSAIVAYNWRDGELTKLWKFDTSVSGNGSYAGQGNHNLSVADVDGDGKDEIVYGAMTLDHDGTPLYNSGFGHGDAMHLGDLDPQRPGLEVFSVFEKGSSPYGLAMRDAATGEVIWGHKTGRDTGRGLSANIDPRYPGEQAWAIGGEWNDTTGYLYSANGELISNNIPSANFAIWWDGDLLRELLDHNFDGTNGVGTISKWDYENEKLINLLTAEGTFSNNGTKGNPVMQADLFGDWREEAIWRLEDSSVIRIYTTTDVTEHRIHTLMHDPVYRLGVAWQNVGYNQPPHTSFYLGHGMEEPPAPKILAGSRLVDTGTIHVLAHQEGKKAVVNITEEEMQLAGETMKANNIIVRVNGGTDLTKFDVNIPSQSIKAAKGKSVKKLTFTTNLGSVTLSVNELSKQISTDSEKLLLSISTLSGDLLNEEQKALVGNQSVYDFSLYLDGKQLTDFTESNGNEIEVEVPYTLKAGENKGKLTIYYLSDRGDLVNIENARYNEQKGMAVFKLKQF; this comes from the coding sequence ATGAGAAGAAAAGCTAGTCAAGCCTTTTCAGTGTTGTTGGCAATTTTTGTCCTATGCTATTCCGTTTTACCGGTTTTGGGCTATGGGGTTATCCCTGTTAAAGCTGAACAACAAGTTTGGAAGTTTGATTTTGGTACAACAACAAGCCCGGTTGCAGAAGGATATACACGTGTTTCTGAATCTACGATTTATTCAGCAGAAAGTGGATTCGGCCTAAATAAGAAAATCGCTTCGCGTGATCGATCCTTTGCAGACCCTCTTTTAAGGGATTTCGTTCTTGATACAAGCAGTGCAAAAAATTATACGTTCAGAGTAAATCTTCCAAATGGCACCTATCAGGTGAAAGTGGGCGCAGGGGATACCATTGCCTCAAATAAAACGTCTGTAAGTGTTGAATCGATTGATTTAGGTACAACCAATACAGGAAGCGGCGAATTTGAGGAGTTAACAGGTACAGTCAAGGTTATTGACGGAAAAATGCTTTTTACCATTAACGGAAATGATACACGAATCAATGTGATTGAGATTACGTTACTTGAACAATCTGGTGAAGATATTAAAATCAAGGAAATTGCCGTTAATGGAGCAGGAGGGGCAAATGAAGTTTTAGCCGGTGATCAGTTGCAAATGCAAGCTGCTATTACACCAGAGAATGCCTCCTATCCATCATTAATTTGGGAGGTCACAGAACTTGATGGGTCACAAACACAACTAGCCTCTATTGACAGTGCTGGATTATTAACAACACAGTTACCGGGCAAGGTGAAGGTGATTGCCCATTCCACAGATGGATCAGAAGTCAAAGGGGAAGCCATCATTGCTATTCATCCATCGAATAAACCGAAATTAAAATTTGATTTTGGTACTACTTCAAGTGCTCTAGAAAATGGTTATGCTAGAGTATCAGAATCCACACACTATTCTCCAGAATTAGGATACGGGCTTGATCAAACAGTCGTATCTCGTGATCGAAGTTTTTCAGATTCTTTATTAAGAGACTTTGTTTTATTACAAGGCAGTGACGATTATACGTTCGAAGTTGATCTTCCGAACGGGACTTACCAGGTGAAAATTACTGCGGGGGACGCGATTGCCTCGAACGAAACAGCCATTACGGTAGAGGATACTGACCTCGGAACCATGACAAGCAGTAGTGGGAAATTTGGTGAGTTGACTGGAACAGTAGAAGTAACGAACAGAAAGATGATTTTTAATGTGGGCGGGAAGGATAGACGATTAAACGGTATAGATATTACACCTATTATATTAAAGGATGAAATCGTGAAAGCGACCGAAGTTTTTGTTAGCGGCATCAATGGAACAGATATCGTTAACGAAGGTGAAAAACTTCAAATGGCCGCAAACGTGATTCCAGCTTTTGCAGAAGACCGTTCCGTCACTTGGAGTGTTTCCGATTTGAACGGTAATCCAACAGACATCGCGGAGATTAGTCCGAATGGATTACTGTCGGCAAAGAGTTGGGGGCAAGTGAAGGTAGTCGCGACGACAAATGATGGAACAAATCTATCGGGAGAGAAAACTATCTCCATCCATACAAATCGTCAGATTGATGCGCCTGAAGACTTAAAGATGGAGAAAAGAGTAATTTTTCCAAAAAGTTCAGTAGCATTGAGCTGGAACAAGGTTGAGGAAGCGATTGGCTATCAAGTGTACAGAAAAATCGCTGATGGAGAAAATGACTATGAAAAAATAGGAGAATCTTCTTCAACACAGTTTACCGATGATACAGCTCTGCCTGGAATTACCTATTCCTACGCTGTAACGGCCCTCATTGAAGGAATCGGAAATGTTGAATCAAAATTAAGTACCGCCGTCATTGTGAAAATGTTTGATGAAGATGTTGCGGTGCCAAATGCACCAAAGGGCCTTACCTATGTAGGGGCCACAAGAAATACCATCGAATTAGCATGGGATCAAACAGCTGATACAAATATCTATTATATCTACCGCTCTGACAAAAGGGACAGTACGTTTGATCAGGTTGGTGTTTCGGAAAGTGCTAGTTTTGTTGATCATTCAGTTTTGACAGATGTACCTTATTATTATCGAGTGAAAGCTGTCAATTCCGGAGGATTATCAGAGTTTTCCTCTGTATTAGAGGTTCCGACTGCTACTTATTATTACCGGCAAATGGAACGTTTAAATAGAGGTCTAATGGCCGTTAAGGCTGAAAATGGTATCTACGTCGGATGGAGATTGCTAGGTACAGATCCGAAGGACATTTCTTTTAATCTATACCGTGACGGGAAAAAGATTACGAAAGAACCGATTACAAATAGCACGAATTACCTTGATCCGGATGGAACACTTACATCACAGTACGAAATCACAGTTGTAGAAATTGGTAAAGAACTTGCTGGCTCAGAGAGTACAAATGTAAAGAGCAGCAGCTATTTTGATGTTCCACTTAAAAAACCTGAGAACGGCGTCACACCAAAAGGGGATCGGTACTCCTATAATGCCAACGACGCCAGTGTTGCCGATTTAGATGGTGATGGGGAGTATGAATTGATTTTGAAATGGGATCCTGAAAATTCAAAAGACAATTCGAGAACGGGTTATACCGGTAATGTTTATATTGATGCTTACAAAATGGATGGAACGCTATTATGGAGAATTGACCTTGGGAAGAACATTCGTGCTGGAGCACACTATACTCAATTCATGGCGTATGATTTAGATGGTGATGGGAAAGCAGAAGTTGCGATGCGAACCTCGGATGGTTCGATTGATGGGGCCGGTAAGGTTATTGGCGATCCTAATGCTGACCATCGGGATACGGCCGGCCGTATTTATAGAGGGCCGGAATTCCTTACTATCTTTGATGGACAGTCAGGTAAGGAACTGGTTACAACGGAATATGATCCCAAAAGGGGAAGTTCTTCCGAATGGGGAGATGGTACCGGTAATCGCTCGGAAAGATTCCTGGCTGGGGTTGCCTATCTGGATGGAGAACATCCAAGTCTTATTATGGCGCGCGGCTATTATGCTAAATCGGCCATCGTTGCTTATAACTGGAGAGATGGCGAGTTAACGAAGCTTTGGAAATTTGATACGAGTGTTTCAGGAAATGGCAGCTATGCTGGGCAAGGAAATCATAATCTCAGTGTCGCTGATGTTGATGGAGACGGAAAAGATGAAATTGTGTATGGAGCGATGACTCTTGATCATGATGGAACCCCGCTTTACAACTCAGGATTTGGCCACGGCGATGCGATGCACCTTGGAGATTTGGACCCACAAAGACCTGGACTTGAAGTATTTAGTGTATTTGAAAAGGGATCCTCACCATACGGCTTAGCGATGCGAGATGCGGCTACTGGAGAAGTCATTTGGGGACATAAAACGGGAAGAGATACTGGAAGAGGTTTATCAGCTAATATCGATCCAAGATATCCAGGTGAGCAAGCATGGGCAATTGGCGGCGAATGGAATGATACAACGGGGTATTTATATTCCGCAAATGGCGAATTGATTTCTAACAATATACCATCGGCCAACTTTGCCATCTGGTGGGACGGAGATCTTCTTCGTGAGCTGTTAGACCACAACTTTGACGGAACGAATGGGGTTGGAACGATTAGTAAGTGGGATTATGAAAATGAAAAGCTTATTAATCTTTTGACTGCAGAAGGGACCTTCTCCAATAATGGCACCAAAGGGAATCCTGTCATGCAGGCAGATCTTTTCGGTGATTGGAGAGAAGAAGCCATCTGGCGCTTGGAAGATAGCAGTGTCATACGTATTTACACCACTACAGATGTGACCGAGCACCGGATCCACACACTCATGCATGACCCAGTATACAGGTTAGGAGTTGCCTGGCAGAATGTAGGGTATAATCAACCACCGCACACTAGTTTTTATCTAGGACATGGGATGGAAGAGCCTCCTGCACCAAAAATCTTGGCAGGATCACGCTTGGTGGATACAGGAACCATCCATGTTCTTGCACATCAAGAAGGGAAAAAAGCTGTGGTGAATATAACTGAAGAAGAAATGCAGTTGGCAGGAGAAACCATGAAGGCAAACAATATTATTGTTAGAGTAAACGGAGGTACGGATTTAACGAAATTCGACGTTAACATTCCTTCACAAAGCATAAAAGCTGCTAAAGGAAAATCAGTGAAGAAGCTGACATTTACCACAAATCTAGGTTCTGTAACGTTATCTGTTAATGAACTAAGTAAACAAATCAGCACCGATTCAGAAAAACTATTGCTTTCCATTTCAACATTATCTGGAGATTTATTGAATGAAGAACAGAAAGCTCTGGTAGGAAATCAATCTGTTTACGACTTCAGCCTATACCTGGACGGAAAACAACTAACCGATTTTACAGAAAGCAACGGTAATGAAATAGAAGTAGAAGTCCCATACACCTTAAAAGCGGGAGAAAATAAAGGCAAACTAACAATCTATTATCTATCCGATCGTGGAGACTTAGTAAACATCGAAAATGCTAGATACAATGAACAAAAGGGGATGGCTGTTTTTAAATTGAAACAATTTTGA
- a CDS encoding DUF3870 domain-containing protein — protein MSLEVKENYILVTGFAQLPKGTPVYEVQKTIGCILMVDTETDIIMEATFTFLQDLTNNFLGGILRGKSLKETEEIIKDLENRFIAPPQKAVIQGLISAKKNYYENKK, from the coding sequence ATGAGTTTGGAAGTGAAAGAAAATTATATTCTAGTAACAGGATTTGCGCAACTGCCAAAGGGAACACCAGTTTATGAAGTGCAAAAAACAATAGGGTGTATCTTAATGGTAGATACGGAAACAGATATTATTATGGAAGCAACATTTACCTTTTTACAGGATTTAACCAATAACTTTCTCGGGGGTATATTAAGAGGAAAGTCTTTAAAAGAAACAGAAGAAATTATAAAAGATTTAGAAAATAGATTTATAGCTCCACCTCAAAAAGCTGTCATTCAAGGGTTGATTTCAGCAAAAAAAAATTATTATGAAAATAAAAAATAA
- a CDS encoding LLM class flavin-dependent oxidoreductase, whose product MEFGLFTVFDNYKNQKESFERTPEQFLHEVLDQTVAGDELGYNAAWFAEHHFSEYGIMTTPQTFLAVAAERTKNIRLGTAIVTLPFKNPIQVAEDYALLDVLSNGRLNLGLGSGYLPHEFAGFNVEGKDKALRFNDSLAVIEKAWKGETFSHEGDYYQFKDIKLEVTPKQTEMPIWIGTLSHNGAGFVGKMGYNISGVPYVACNSLPELKEIITNYKENYRKAGHDEKKINIPLALHTYVAETTEEAIATAKPHLDLYLDTRMYGKSAKYEDLRDREQVLIGSPQDVIEMLKKYQDAGCDHVMMLMNYGGMPHEKVLKSMELIAKEVMPAFKENAIEKKEFATAIKG is encoded by the coding sequence ATGGAATTCGGTTTATTTACTGTATTTGACAATTATAAGAATCAAAAGGAATCATTTGAACGGACACCAGAACAATTTTTACATGAAGTACTGGATCAAACGGTGGCAGGGGATGAGTTAGGATATAATGCTGCATGGTTTGCAGAGCATCATTTTAGTGAGTATGGAATTATGACTACACCTCAAACATTTTTGGCTGTTGCTGCTGAACGTACAAAGAATATTCGGCTTGGGACGGCGATTGTAACACTGCCATTTAAGAATCCGATTCAAGTTGCGGAGGATTACGCATTGCTTGATGTTCTTAGTAACGGCCGTTTAAATCTGGGGTTAGGTAGCGGCTATCTTCCACATGAATTTGCAGGTTTTAATGTTGAAGGGAAAGATAAAGCTTTAAGATTCAATGATTCTCTTGCTGTTATTGAAAAAGCATGGAAAGGTGAGACGTTCTCACATGAAGGGGACTATTATCAATTCAAGGATATTAAACTTGAAGTTACTCCGAAACAAACGGAAATGCCAATTTGGATTGGGACATTAAGTCATAACGGCGCTGGTTTTGTTGGTAAAATGGGCTACAACATTAGTGGTGTGCCATATGTAGCTTGTAATTCCTTACCTGAATTAAAAGAGATCATTACAAACTATAAGGAAAATTACCGAAAAGCTGGTCATGATGAAAAGAAAATTAACATCCCACTTGCCCTTCATACTTATGTGGCCGAAACAACAGAGGAAGCAATCGCGACAGCTAAGCCACATCTAGACTTGTATCTAGATACACGTATGTATGGAAAGAGTGCAAAATACGAGGATTTAAGAGATCGAGAACAAGTACTAATCGGTTCTCCTCAAGATGTAATTGAAATGTTGAAAAAATATCAAGATGCCGGTTGCGATCACGTTATGATGCTTATGAATTATGGTGGAATGCCTCATGAGAAGGTATTAAAATCTATGGAATTAATCGCAAAAGAAGTGATGCCCGCATTTAAAGAAAATGCTATAGAGAAAAAAGAATTTGCTACTGCCATCAAAGGGTAA
- a CDS encoding NADPH-dependent FMN reductase — MKLLGISGTIVGAKTSILVQTILDEVKRAHPEIEVEMLDLRNYDLQFCDGRNQEDYNGDTREVIRKVTDADFYLFGSPVFNCSIPAPLKNLIDLIPPEVFRNKVMGFAANGGTYQHYLMIENQLKPIMSYFRAYLAPSFVYVNAAHFNKRNEIDDAEIKERIQNLAGELVHMQQSLGKVLVR, encoded by the coding sequence ATGAAGCTTCTCGGTATTTCAGGAACGATTGTCGGAGCAAAAACCTCTATATTAGTACAAACGATCTTGGATGAAGTGAAAAGAGCCCATCCAGAAATCGAAGTAGAAATGCTTGATTTAAGGAATTATGATTTGCAATTTTGTGATGGAAGAAATCAAGAGGACTATAATGGGGATACAAGAGAAGTAATCCGTAAAGTAACCGATGCAGACTTTTATTTATTCGGTTCTCCTGTTTTCAACTGTTCCATCCCTGCACCATTAAAGAATCTTATCGATTTAATTCCTCCTGAAGTTTTTCGTAATAAGGTAATGGGATTTGCGGCTAATGGTGGAACCTATCAGCATTATTTAATGATTGAAAATCAATTAAAACCGATCATGTCTTATTTCCGTGCTTATTTAGCTCCAAGTTTTGTATATGTAAATGCAGCACACTTTAATAAGCGAAATGAAATTGATGATGCGGAAATTAAAGAGAGAATACAAAATCTAGCAGGTGAACTCGTTCATATGCAGCAGAGTTTAGGGAAAGTATTGGTTAGATAA
- the fahA gene encoding fumarylacetoacetase — protein sequence MKSFIHVSEESHFPIQNLPYGVFSTSNQPKPRVGVAIGNYVLDLSILEDKGYFKEIIQVNKKIFNQPSLNPFMELGKEVWTKVRKKLQLLLSEDESKLRDNDELRSEALILRKDVTMHLPIKIGDYTDFYASKEHATNVGIMFRGKENALMPNWTHLPVGYHGRASSVVLSGTNIRRPLGQIKLPDQSPIFEPCRQLDFELEMGCVIGGGNQLGEPISVEEAENHVFGMVLVNDWSARDIQAWEYQPLGPFLAKNFSTSISPWVVPLEALEPFRVAGPVQEPKPLEYLDQTKQGSFNIELEVYLKSEKMKAPTQICSSNYRYLYWSIAQQIAHHTVGGCNLNPGDLLGSGTISGPEKESRGSLLELTWRGQEPLQLEDGEERKWLEDGDELTMTGFCQGDGYRVGFGEVVGLIQPALNKEQVINKKETALNN from the coding sequence ATGAAATCTTTTATTCATGTGAGTGAAGAATCCCATTTCCCTATACAAAATCTCCCATATGGCGTTTTTAGCACCAGCAATCAGCCAAAGCCAAGAGTCGGGGTTGCGATTGGAAACTATGTATTAGATTTATCCATATTGGAAGATAAGGGTTACTTCAAAGAAATAATCCAAGTTAATAAAAAAATATTTAACCAGCCATCACTTAATCCATTTATGGAACTAGGAAAGGAAGTTTGGACGAAAGTCCGTAAGAAACTTCAACTTTTGTTATCTGAGGATGAGTCTAAGCTTAGAGATAATGATGAATTACGAAGTGAAGCGCTCATTCTTAGAAAAGACGTAACCATGCATTTACCTATTAAAATAGGGGACTATACAGATTTTTATGCTTCGAAGGAACATGCGACAAATGTTGGAATTATGTTCAGAGGCAAAGAAAATGCTTTAATGCCAAACTGGACTCATTTACCGGTAGGGTATCACGGGAGAGCAAGCTCTGTTGTATTAAGTGGAACAAATATCCGCCGCCCTCTAGGTCAGATAAAACTACCTGATCAATCTCCGATTTTTGAACCATGTAGACAACTAGACTTCGAGTTGGAAATGGGTTGTGTGATCGGCGGCGGAAATCAACTTGGTGAACCAATTTCTGTTGAAGAGGCAGAAAACCATGTTTTTGGAATGGTTTTGGTGAACGATTGGAGTGCTCGTGATATTCAGGCATGGGAGTATCAACCATTAGGACCGTTTTTAGCTAAAAACTTTTCCACTTCCATATCGCCATGGGTGGTCCCATTAGAAGCATTAGAACCTTTCCGTGTAGCTGGTCCTGTTCAAGAACCTAAACCTTTGGAATATCTAGACCAAACAAAACAGGGATCTTTTAATATTGAACTTGAAGTCTATTTGAAATCGGAAAAAATGAAAGCACCGACTCAAATTTGTTCTAGTAATTATCGTTATTTATATTGGAGTATTGCACAACAAATTGCACACCATACGGTTGGAGGTTGTAATTTAAATCCGGGCGATTTGCTTGGATCCGGTACCATAAGCGGTCCTGAAAAAGAATCTCGTGGTAGTTTATTAGAGTTAACCTGGAGAGGTCAGGAACCACTTCAACTAGAGGATGGCGAAGAAAGAAAATGGTTAGAAGATGGGGATGAATTAACGATGACCGGTTTTTGCCAAGGAGACGGTTACCGGGTCGGTTTTGGGGAAGTTGTTGGTCTTATTCAGCCAGCGCTTAATAAGGAACAGGTAATAAATAAGAAAGAAACGGCATTAAATAACTGA
- a CDS encoding homogentisate 1,2-dioxygenase: protein MVWYQQLGKIPPKRHTVFRKEDDSLFREQVMGTKGFSGIQSILYHHNPPTSFFKSAIFRESNPSYEEQSALRPRHFYTDNVNKEPSDAVMGREYVLGNEDLVIGVVNPTKKMDYFYRNGEGDELLFIHHGTGKIESTFGTIYYEPGDYIVIPIGTIYRVEPNPGESKFLVVETTSWITTPKRYRNEFGQLLEHSPFCERDIKGPEELVTYAEEGEFEVRIKKGDHIHSHYFKHHPLDVIGWDGYLYPWKFNIGDFEPITGRIHQPPPVHQTFEGHNFVICSFVPRLYDYHPNAIPAPYYHSNVDSDEVLYYVEGNFMSRKGVKQESITLHPGGIPHGPHPGKVEDSIGKKETLELAVMIDTFRPLKVIKKALELEDENYQYSWVEKK, encoded by the coding sequence ATGGTTTGGTATCAACAACTGGGAAAAATCCCTCCAAAGAGACACACGGTGTTTCGAAAGGAGGATGATTCATTATTTAGAGAACAGGTTATGGGGACGAAGGGGTTTTCAGGTATCCAATCCATTTTGTATCACCATAATCCGCCAACTAGTTTTTTTAAATCTGCCATATTTAGAGAGAGTAACCCATCATACGAAGAACAGAGCGCACTTCGCCCGCGTCATTTCTATACCGATAATGTGAATAAAGAACCAAGTGATGCTGTTATGGGCAGAGAGTATGTGCTTGGAAATGAAGACTTAGTTATCGGGGTAGTAAATCCTACTAAGAAAATGGATTACTTTTATCGTAATGGAGAAGGGGATGAACTTCTTTTCATTCATCATGGTACGGGGAAAATTGAATCCACTTTTGGAACGATTTATTATGAACCGGGTGATTATATTGTGATTCCAATCGGGACGATATACCGGGTTGAGCCAAATCCGGGAGAATCAAAGTTCCTAGTTGTTGAAACTACTAGCTGGATTACGACACCTAAACGATATCGTAATGAATTTGGTCAACTTCTGGAGCACAGTCCTTTTTGCGAGAGGGATATAAAGGGACCAGAGGAATTAGTTACCTATGCAGAAGAAGGAGAGTTCGAAGTCCGTATAAAAAAGGGGGATCATATTCATTCTCACTATTTTAAACATCATCCACTTGATGTTATAGGTTGGGATGGCTATTTGTATCCTTGGAAATTTAATATAGGAGATTTTGAGCCAATAACTGGGCGTATACATCAACCGCCGCCCGTTCATCAAACATTTGAAGGGCATAATTTTGTTATTTGTTCATTTGTTCCAAGACTTTATGATTATCATCCGAATGCGATTCCTGCCCCTTACTATCATAGTAATGTGGATAGTGATGAAGTCTTGTATTATGTCGAAGGCAATTTTATGAGCCGAAAAGGGGTCAAACAAGAGTCGATTACATTACATCCTGGGGGAATTCCACATGGACCGCACCCAGGGAAAGTGGAAGATAGTATCGGCAAAAAAGAAACATTAGAATTAGCGGTGATGATTGATACATTCCGTCCTTTAAAAGTGATTAAAAAAGCGCTGGAATTAGAAGATGAAAATTATCAATACAGTTGGGTTGAGAAAAAATAA
- a CDS encoding MFS transporter, with product MYFVLSICFFCILADGYDLGIYGAVLPSLLDYQPWGLTAAQAGAIGSYALFGMLFGAVSIGAITDFFGRKWTLIICVTVFSLTMIACAVATSPEMFGLFRFIGGIGLGGVIPTASALAIEYSPTNRRSLNYALMFSGYSFGTVLGAILAIFLLESFGWRLMFWIGALPLLLIPIMIKLLPESVDFLLSRNRDKEAEVICKRYQMDISFFREQKKKSEQTAGKDKKSIKGLFTKEYFRATLFIWLTYVMGFYLVYGLNTWLPQIMRESGYSLNSSLSFLLVMNLTAGIGAMLASFIADRFGSKRVIGVSYFLAAIAAFFLTLGAPPIAVTYLLVGIAGFGAVGSTQILNAFVTKYYPAQSRATALGFGLGIGRIGAISGPILVGFLLSLNVDLLWSFYTFVIAGIIATIGIILVPNKKDEIV from the coding sequence ATGTATTTTGTTTTAAGTATTTGTTTTTTCTGTATATTAGCAGATGGATACGACTTGGGGATTTATGGAGCGGTTCTTCCTAGTTTACTAGATTATCAGCCATGGGGATTAACTGCAGCACAAGCTGGTGCAATAGGCAGCTATGCCTTATTTGGAATGCTATTCGGTGCGGTTTCGATTGGTGCTATTACTGACTTTTTTGGAAGAAAGTGGACATTAATCATTTGTGTAACTGTATTCTCACTAACTATGATTGCTTGTGCAGTAGCTACTTCACCAGAAATGTTCGGTCTATTTCGTTTTATTGGGGGAATCGGCTTAGGTGGAGTTATCCCAACGGCTTCTGCCCTTGCCATCGAGTATTCACCTACTAACCGCCGGTCTTTAAACTATGCACTAATGTTTTCAGGTTACTCGTTTGGAACGGTTTTGGGTGCTATATTGGCTATTTTTCTTTTAGAATCATTTGGTTGGAGATTAATGTTTTGGATTGGTGCTTTACCTTTATTATTAATCCCTATTATGATCAAGCTTTTACCAGAATCTGTTGATTTTCTTCTATCCCGAAATCGGGATAAAGAAGCTGAAGTTATTTGTAAACGTTATCAAATGGATATTTCATTTTTCCGAGAACAAAAAAAGAAATCCGAACAAACCGCGGGGAAAGACAAGAAATCGATCAAAGGGTTATTTACAAAAGAATATTTTAGAGCAACACTATTTATTTGGTTAACATATGTAATGGGTTTCTATTTAGTATATGGCTTAAATACATGGTTACCACAAATAATGAGAGAATCAGGATATTCACTCAACTCTAGTTTATCATTTTTACTTGTCATGAATCTGACAGCGGGTATTGGTGCAATGTTAGCTAGTTTTATTGCGGACCGCTTTGGGTCAAAAAGAGTCATTGGTGTGTCCTATTTCCTTGCTGCTATAGCCGCATTTTTTCTAACGCTAGGTGCACCTCCAATTGCAGTTACTTATTTATTGGTTGGAATTGCAGGTTTTGGTGCTGTAGGCAGTACACAAATTTTAAATGCCTTTGTTACAAAGTATTATCCTGCCCAATCAAGAGCAACTGCCTTAGGATTTGGGCTTGGAATCGGTAGAATTGGAGCTATTTCAGGACCTATTCTTGTGGGCTTCTTGCTAAGTTTAAATGTTGATTTACTTTGGAGCTTCTATACATTTGTAATTGCTGGGATCATTGCTACAATCGGGATTATTTTAGTTCCTAATAAAAAAGATGAAATTGTATAA